Proteins encoded by one window of Dokdonella sp.:
- a CDS encoding RimK family protein, producing the protein MSRLVIVVEKASDWGSYYPSDNVVTAQDYLRQPLGDDDERTHVINLCRSYKYLGTGYYVSLLAEARGHKVIPSVRTINDLRRRSLYGLDIDDLNSQLGRFLPAGGRDTTDFGILVYFGQTSYPALEDLARQVFETFPCPILRIEFERDRVWQIGAIKPAGLHTLSDEQEDAFAKTLDAFSKKLWRKPRARRKFRFDLAMLVDPAEAMPPSNKRALKHFVEAGAELGIEVDTLGRNDYQRLAEYDGLFIRETTALDNHTYRFANKAEKEDMVVIDDPGSILKCTNKIYLHDLMLSRKLPMPRTEILYRDDARKLDESVARLGFPMVLKIPDGSFSRGIVKVEDASRLREAADALFQHTALVLAQEFMFTEFDWRIGILNREPLYACKYYMSRGHWQIYNHGAKGPAKSGGFETLPVREAPADVVKLALKATAAIGVGLYGVDIKKAGERVALIEVNDNPSIDAGVEDAYLGEDLYRRIMAEFLRRMERKRLGMP; encoded by the coding sequence ATGAGCCGCCTCGTCATCGTCGTCGAAAAAGCCTCCGACTGGGGCTCGTACTATCCGTCCGACAACGTCGTCACCGCGCAGGACTACCTGCGCCAGCCGCTCGGCGACGACGACGAACGGACCCATGTCATCAACCTCTGCCGCAGCTACAAGTACCTCGGCACCGGCTACTACGTGTCGCTGCTCGCCGAGGCGCGTGGACACAAGGTGATTCCGTCGGTGCGCACGATCAACGACCTGCGCCGGCGCTCGCTGTACGGCCTCGACATCGACGATCTCAACAGCCAGCTTGGCCGTTTCCTGCCGGCCGGCGGCCGCGACACCACTGACTTCGGCATCCTCGTCTATTTTGGCCAGACCTCCTATCCGGCACTGGAGGACCTGGCCCGCCAGGTGTTCGAAACCTTCCCGTGTCCGATCCTGCGCATCGAGTTCGAGCGCGATCGCGTCTGGCAGATTGGCGCGATCAAGCCGGCCGGCCTGCACACGCTGTCCGATGAGCAGGAAGACGCTTTCGCCAAGACCCTCGATGCGTTCTCGAAGAAGCTCTGGCGCAAGCCTCGCGCACGTCGCAAGTTCCGCTTCGATCTGGCCATGCTGGTCGACCCGGCCGAGGCAATGCCACCTTCGAACAAGCGTGCGCTCAAGCATTTCGTCGAAGCTGGCGCCGAGCTCGGCATCGAGGTCGACACGCTCGGCCGCAACGACTACCAGCGCCTCGCCGAGTACGACGGCCTGTTCATCCGAGAGACCACCGCGCTCGACAACCACACCTACCGCTTCGCCAACAAGGCGGAGAAGGAAGACATGGTCGTCATCGACGATCCGGGCTCGATCCTGAAATGCACGAACAAGATTTACCTGCACGACCTCATGCTGTCGCGCAAGTTGCCGATGCCGCGCACCGAGATCCTCTATCGCGACGACGCGCGCAAGCTCGACGAGAGCGTGGCCCGCCTTGGCTTCCCGATGGTGCTGAAGATCCCGGATGGTTCATTCTCGCGTGGCATCGTCAAGGTAGAGGACGCGAGCAGGCTGCGCGAGGCAGCCGATGCGCTGTTCCAGCACACGGCGCTGGTGCTCGCCCAGGAGTTCATGTTCACCGAGTTCGACTGGCGCATCGGCATCCTCAACCGCGAGCCGCTGTACGCCTGCAAGTACTACATGTCGCGCGGCCATTGGCAGATCTACAACCATGGTGCCAAGGGCCCGGCGAAGTCGGGCGGTTTCGAGACCCTGCCGGTGCGCGAGGCGCCGGCCGACGTGGTCAAGCTTGCACTGAAGGCGACCGCCGCGATCGGCGTCGGCCTGTACGGAGTCGACATCAAGAAGGCCGGAGAGCGCGTCGCCCTGATCGAGGTCAACGACAACCCGTCGATCGACGCCGGCGTCGAGGACGCCTACCTCGGCGAGGATCTGTACCGACGCATCATGGCCGAGTTCCTTCGCCGCATGGAGCGCAAGCGGCTGGGGATGCCCTGA
- a CDS encoding FAD-binding protein, which produces MSAPRGFALAERELRSFDRAVSIRCTVQQPDRYRAIEALPTDAPRISRGGGVSYVGASFGAGIISQDLGAFDRLLAFDDTRGLLTVEAGARIGDVVRFALSRGWLVPVVPGHARATIGGCIAADVHGKNPARDGTFRDHVVALELFDPREGWLGASAHEHGDRFAACFAGFGIPGLIGNATLRLVRAPNAYVVRRLPVANLVEAAEVLQAHAGAPLLYGWHDGRANQFGRGVIRFGLEAQEGLRSTPAADLPAAIEPWRLRAWNAAGITVLNSWIRHRWCRPGSSSVDVLSALFPLNGARAYYAGFGKAGFVEAQWLIPHARHADFAAALSDHVARTRPRISLIASKLFDGEAKGFSFNGRGIAYAIQCPSPRVPAQRAFLDALADLALTHGGRPNLIKDSTLDAAVVRRAWPDFAGRRADLRAFDSCGLQQSELTRRLEL; this is translated from the coding sequence ATGAGCGCCCCGCGCGGATTTGCCCTTGCCGAACGCGAGCTGCGCAGCTTCGATCGCGCCGTGTCGATACGCTGCACGGTGCAGCAACCGGACCGCTATCGCGCAATCGAGGCGCTGCCGACCGATGCGCCGCGCATCAGTCGCGGCGGTGGCGTGTCCTATGTCGGCGCAAGCTTCGGCGCCGGCATCATCAGCCAGGATCTCGGCGCCTTCGACCGCTTGCTCGCCTTCGATGACACGCGCGGCCTGCTTACCGTCGAGGCCGGCGCGCGCATCGGCGATGTTGTGCGCTTCGCGTTGTCGCGCGGCTGGCTCGTGCCGGTGGTGCCGGGCCATGCGCGGGCGACGATCGGTGGCTGCATCGCCGCCGACGTGCACGGCAAGAATCCGGCACGCGACGGCACCTTCCGCGACCACGTCGTTGCCCTCGAACTGTTCGACCCGCGCGAAGGCTGGCTCGGCGCGAGTGCGCACGAGCACGGCGATCGCTTTGCCGCCTGCTTCGCCGGTTTCGGCATCCCAGGCCTGATCGGCAACGCGACGCTGCGTCTTGTGCGCGCGCCCAACGCCTACGTCGTGCGGCGCCTGCCAGTGGCCAACCTGGTCGAGGCCGCCGAGGTTCTGCAGGCACATGCTGGCGCCCCCTTGCTGTATGGCTGGCACGATGGGCGCGCGAACCAGTTCGGCCGTGGCGTGATCCGCTTCGGACTCGAAGCACAGGAGGGGTTGCGTTCCACGCCGGCCGCCGATCTGCCGGCCGCGATCGAACCCTGGCGCCTGCGCGCATGGAATGCCGCCGGCATCACGGTGCTGAACAGCTGGATCCGGCACCGCTGGTGCCGGCCCGGCAGTTCAAGCGTCGATGTCCTTTCCGCGTTGTTCCCGCTCAACGGTGCGCGCGCCTACTACGCGGGCTTCGGCAAGGCCGGTTTTGTCGAGGCGCAATGGCTGATCCCACACGCACGCCATGCCGATTTCGCCGCTGCACTGTCCGATCATGTCGCGCGCACGCGGCCGCGCATCAGCCTGATCGCCAGCAAGCTGTTCGACGGCGAGGCCAAGGGTTTTTCGTTCAACGGTCGCGGCATCGCCTATGCGATCCAGTGCCCGTCACCGCGCGTGCCGGCACAGCGTGCATTTCTCGATGCGCTGGCGGATCTGGCGCTGACCCACGGTGGCCGGCCGAACCTGATCAAGGATTCAACGCTCGACGCAGCGGTCGTGCGTCGCGCCTGGCCGGATTTCGCGGGACGCCGCGCCGACCTGCGCGCATTCGATTCGTGCGGACTGCAGCAATCCGAACTGACGCGGAGGCTGGAACTGTGA
- a CDS encoding SDR family NAD(P)-dependent oxidoreductase: MTAIVVGASSGLGRALAVELARAGRPLLLIASDARDLDALAADLVLRHGGEVGTLAIDLAAEPNPGGRILEALIGLPPPTALLLVAGQSRGDDDGTLGAGAIGQLLAINLHAPLAIAHALLPRLIETRGTIVGFGSIAAVRGRRRNIVYAAAKRGLESFFESLRQRHAPGELRVQFHRLGFVRSNLTYGMKLPLPAADPAEVAQHVVAALGRASFARYEPRHWSLVALILRHLPWFVFRRMKD; encoded by the coding sequence GTGACTGCGATCGTGGTCGGCGCCTCGAGCGGACTCGGCCGCGCGCTGGCGGTCGAACTCGCGCGCGCCGGTCGCCCGCTGCTGCTGATCGCCTCCGATGCACGCGATCTCGATGCACTGGCCGCCGATCTGGTGTTGCGCCATGGCGGCGAGGTCGGCACGCTGGCGATCGACCTCGCTGCGGAGCCCAATCCTGGTGGGCGCATCCTCGAAGCACTCATTGGCCTGCCGCCACCGACGGCGCTCCTGCTGGTCGCCGGCCAGTCCCGCGGCGACGACGACGGTACCCTCGGCGCGGGTGCGATCGGCCAGTTGCTCGCGATCAACCTGCATGCGCCGCTGGCGATCGCGCATGCACTGTTGCCGCGCCTGATCGAAACGCGCGGCACCATCGTCGGCTTCGGCAGTATCGCCGCCGTGCGTGGGCGCCGCCGCAACATCGTCTATGCCGCCGCCAAGCGTGGTCTGGAAAGCTTCTTCGAGAGCCTGCGCCAGCGTCATGCGCCTGGCGAACTGCGCGTGCAGTTCCATCGCCTCGGCTTCGTGCGCAGCAACCTGACCTACGGCATGAAGCTGCCGCTGCCGGCGGCCGATCCGGCCGAGGTCGCGCAGCACGTCGTCGCCGCCCTTGGCCGCGCCTCGTTCGCCCGTTACGAGCCGCGCCACTGGTCCCTGGTCGCCCTCATCCTGCGCCACTTGCCATGGTTCGTGTTCCGGCGCATGAAGGATTGA
- a CDS encoding SCP2 sterol-binding domain-containing protein: MQTSTEPGARAPNPILAVFGRALENALNHGLDLDPDTQAALHGLDGRAVTLTFAGTGLAMRVTVDGRQLRVGPAFGATSDLSITATPGRLLGMAIARLRGDEDIALPGRIEIAGDAELARRLERLASRFAPDFDEVFSRVFGDVAGFQIARALRRGLAFARTAGQGFLRDAADWLVEERGDVVARAELEGFLDQVDDLRERGDRLEARVRRLAGQRGT; the protein is encoded by the coding sequence ATGCAAACCTCGACCGAGCCCGGCGCGCGCGCGCCGAATCCGATCCTCGCCGTGTTCGGGCGCGCGCTCGAAAACGCGCTCAACCATGGGCTCGACCTCGACCCCGACACGCAGGCGGCCCTGCATGGCCTCGATGGTCGCGCGGTCACGCTGACCTTCGCAGGCACGGGCCTGGCCATGCGCGTGACCGTCGATGGCCGCCAGTTGCGGGTCGGCCCGGCGTTTGGCGCTACCAGCGATCTTTCCATCACGGCGACGCCGGGACGCCTGCTCGGCATGGCGATCGCGCGCCTGCGTGGCGACGAGGACATCGCCCTGCCGGGGCGCATCGAGATCGCCGGCGATGCCGAACTCGCGCGTCGCCTCGAACGCCTCGCCTCGCGCTTCGCCCCCGATTTCGACGAGGTATTTTCGCGCGTGTTCGGCGACGTCGCCGGTTTCCAGATCGCGCGCGCGTTGCGTCGCGGTCTCGCCTTCGCACGCACTGCCGGCCAGGGCTTCCTGCGCGATGCCGCCGACTGGCTGGTAGAGGAGCGCGGCGATGTCGTCGCGCGCGCCGAGCTCGAGGGTTTCCTCGACCAAGTCGATGACCTGCGCGAGCGTGGCGATCGTCTCGAAGCGCGTGTGCGCCGCCTCGCCGGGCAGCGCGGCACATGA
- the ubiB gene encoding ubiquinone biosynthesis regulatory protein kinase UbiB, with the protein MRLLPRLVRILAVTVCYRLDDVIDDARRVRVLRWMRRLVPAKAGVGELPRGRRLVLALTELGPIFVKFGQILSTRRDLLPADIADELTQLQDRVAPFPGARARAAIEAALAAPIDTRYAAFEEEPLASASIAQVHAARLPDGREVVVKVLRPDIRMRIARDVDLLRALGELAARTHPNADKIRPLDVVAEIESTLFNELDLQREGANASLLRRNFLGSADLYVPEVVWSHTNAGVLTLERVHGIPVDDLAALDAAGIDRVKLAEKGVRLFYTQVFRDNFFHADAHAGNIWVDPTRRDDPRFIALDFGIMGSLPEQDLYWLAENFLALFGRDYRRIAELHLRAGWMPGHVRGDELEAAVRAVCEPYFTRPLSEISLAEVVVKLFQTARRYELTLQPQLILLQKTLLNIEGVGRLLHPQIDIWAVARPVLERIWWQRRGPKAVLKSLRRRLPEWLALAPEFPQRVYDFLDQQTRGESRFHIRSAELEQLATRSRIGQRIAVLLTFAASSALGAVALQLFDTQGARPGGVSVWALGAALAAAAAFVGAWRAR; encoded by the coding sequence CTGCGCCTGTTGCCGCGCCTGGTGCGCATCCTTGCGGTGACCGTGTGCTATCGCCTCGATGACGTCATCGACGATGCGCGGCGTGTGCGCGTGCTGCGCTGGATGCGCCGGCTCGTGCCGGCCAAGGCCGGCGTCGGCGAACTGCCACGCGGTCGTCGCCTCGTGCTCGCGTTGACCGAGCTTGGCCCGATCTTCGTCAAGTTCGGCCAGATCCTGTCCACGCGCCGCGACCTGCTGCCGGCCGACATCGCCGACGAACTGACCCAGTTGCAGGATCGCGTAGCGCCGTTCCCCGGTGCACGGGCACGCGCGGCCATCGAGGCGGCGCTCGCTGCCCCGATCGACACACGCTATGCCGCGTTCGAGGAGGAACCGCTGGCCTCGGCCTCGATCGCGCAGGTGCACGCCGCGCGCCTCCCTGATGGAAGGGAGGTCGTGGTCAAGGTGCTGCGTCCGGACATCCGCATGCGCATCGCCCGCGACGTCGACCTGTTGCGCGCGCTCGGCGAGCTCGCCGCGCGCACCCATCCGAATGCGGACAAGATCCGGCCGCTCGACGTGGTCGCCGAGATCGAATCGACCCTGTTCAACGAACTCGACCTGCAACGCGAAGGCGCCAACGCAAGCCTGCTGCGGCGTAATTTCCTCGGCTCCGCCGACCTGTACGTACCCGAGGTGGTCTGGTCGCACACGAATGCCGGCGTGCTCACCCTCGAACGTGTCCACGGCATCCCGGTCGACGACCTCGCCGCGCTGGATGCCGCCGGCATCGATCGCGTGAAGCTCGCCGAGAAGGGCGTGCGCCTGTTCTACACACAGGTGTTCCGCGACAACTTCTTCCATGCCGACGCGCACGCCGGCAACATCTGGGTCGATCCGACTCGCCGCGACGACCCGCGATTCATCGCTCTTGACTTCGGCATCATGGGCTCGCTGCCCGAGCAGGATCTGTACTGGCTGGCCGAGAACTTCCTCGCCCTGTTCGGGCGCGACTACCGGCGCATCGCCGAGCTGCATCTGCGTGCCGGCTGGATGCCCGGCCACGTGCGCGGCGACGAGCTTGAAGCGGCCGTGCGCGCGGTCTGCGAGCCTTATTTCACCCGCCCGCTGAGCGAGATCTCGCTGGCCGAAGTGGTGGTCAAGCTGTTCCAGACCGCGCGCCGCTACGAGCTGACCCTGCAGCCGCAACTGATTCTGCTGCAGAAGACCCTGCTCAACATCGAAGGCGTCGGTCGCCTCCTGCACCCGCAGATCGACATCTGGGCGGTGGCGCGGCCCGTGCTGGAACGGATCTGGTGGCAGCGGCGTGGGCCGAAGGCCGTGTTGAAGAGCCTGCGCCGTCGCCTGCCGGAATGGCTTGCCCTCGCGCCGGAGTTCCCGCAGCGCGTATACGATTTTCTCGATCAGCAGACACGTGGCGAAAGCCGCTTTCACATCCGCTCGGCCGAACTCGAACAGCTCGCCACGCGCTCGCGCATCGGCCAGCGCATTGCCGTGTTGCTGACATTTGCGGCGAGCAGCGCACTCGGCGCGGTTGCTCTGCAGTTGTTCGACACGCAAGGCGCGCGGCCCGGTGGT